TCTCTCACAAACGGTAAATAGGGGATTCTACGCGAAACTTCCATCCCAGAACTTGCGGTAATGATCGCTTTCGGGTTACAATCATCTATCCTGATGGCTAGTTCGGTAGGTGCAAAACCGCCAAATACGACCGAATGCGTCACGCCAAGCCGCGCGCAGGCGAGCATCGCAAATAATGATTGTGGAATCATCGGCATGTAAATAATGGCGGTATCGCCTTTTTTCAAGCCTAAATCTCGTATCCCGCCCGCAAGTCTCGAAACCTGATCCAAAACTTCGCTGTAGGTGTATTTCAGGTTCCTTGACGTCACCGGCGAATCATAGATGATCGCAACCTGATCGCCAAAACCGTCGTTGATGTGCTTATCAAGTGCAAGATAGCAGGTGTTAAGTTCGCCATCCTCAAACCAGGTCGGATAGGTGTTTCCGTCGTCGGTGAGGATTTTTGTGGGCTTCTTAAACCATTCGATATTTTCGGCCTGTTCCGCCCAAAACCGTTCTTTGTCTTCTACACTGTCGCGGAACATTTTGTTTGCTTTCATGATTGTTTTTTTTAGGGTCTTGAAGTTTATATCGGCAACTCAAATTTTTTTTGACGCAAGACTTCAGAAATAATTTATTTTAACAGTTTCTCTACTTTTTCAGTGAGTTTTTTAATGGAATAAGGTTTCGTAACATATGCATCTGCCCCGCGTTCCAGACCTTTTTTGATATCGGCTTCGCCTGTCTTTGCGGATAGGAAGACCACTTTAATATTTTCGTACGATTTGTCTTTTCTGATTTCGGAAAGCGTAGTGTAGCCGTCCACATTCGGCATCATAATGTCGAGCAGGATAATATCAGGGATCTCTGTCTTGATAATTTCAAGTACTTCCGCGCCGTCGCGGGCAATGTAGACTTCATAACCGGCCTTCCGGAACGCATATTCCAAAGTCATGATGATCTTGTGTTCGTCGTCTGCAATTAATATCTTCTTCATATTATTTCATTTCTGTTAGGCAATGTAAGTTCAAATGTTACCCCGATTTCTTTGTTAACGGCTGCAATGTCACCGCCGTGCGCGTTTAGGATTCTCTTGCAGATGGCCAATCCCAGTCCGCTGCCAACAGGTTTTCTGAGGTTTTGATGTTTGCTTTGGTAAAATTTTTCAAATATAAATTCCAGATCTTCGTCAGGTATTGTTTTGCCCGTATTGAAGATTGAAACCTTAAGCCGGCCGTCTTTTTCCTGAAATTTTACCTGAATCATTCCCTGGTCGCCCGCAAATTTCAGCGCGTTTCCGAGGATGTTCTGAAACACCTGAATCATTTTCATTTCATCGTAAACGAATGTTTCTTCCTGAAGTAAGTTCACCTCAGAATGGTGCAGATGTTTCTGCTCAAACAGCTGAAGCAGGGGTTTGAGCGCTTTGTGATACGAGTTAACGATGTTGCCATGTTCAAGGTTTAAAGGCGTTGTTCCGGCCTCCAATTTATCGAGATAAAGAATGTCGTTGATAATTTCCGCAAGACGGTCGCTTTCGGAAATAATGTTTTCGAGAAAATCTTTTTTTATTTCCGTGGGCATATCCTCATCGTCCATCAGCAGCTCGCTTGTGGCACGAATCGCAGTGATTGGCGTGCGAAGTTCATGAGCTACCGAATCGAGAAAATCATCTTTCTGCCTGTCTTTTATGAGCAGGGTTTCATTGGCATCCTGCAGTTTTTCGCTCATCTTCCGGAGCTGGTGCGAATGTTCGGTGAGCTGCTTGTTCATCGATATATTATCTTTGGATTCCTCTAAAATCCTCAACACTTCTGGAAGTGTAATCTTGTCTTCTTTCGTTACGCCATCGATCAGAATTTTAGCCGAAGCAGTCCCGATTCTGCCACTCAGCAGATTTTCAGAGAATTTAATGAAGCGCGCATCCGCACTGTCGTTTTCATCCGAAATATTGTATTTCAGGTTGAAAATTTTCAAGGCCTGTTTTGTCTTTTTTTCACCTAGAAACCGAGCTAGTATTCTCCGGATGTCCGAAATATTTGCGGTTCCTTTCCAGATGTAGGCATTTTCATGATGTTGGATATAATCGTTGATATCCACATAAAGTTCCGCGAAGTTCCGAGCCCGGTAGTTTTCTGCGACACACGAAGAAATTATCATAAATAAACCCCCGTTTATCAGCAGGCTCCAGAAAAAAACATTGGCCACCGGTGACAGATAGTCGAGTTTAAAGAAGTTGAAAAAGGCAGAATTCTGATAACCAAATTCAAAATAATTGGGAACGATGAGATACGCGTAACTGATCAGTATGCCTGCAATAATGCCTGTTACGGCTCCTGCAAAACTGCCGCGACGCCAGAAGACAGCTCCGAAAAAAGACGGCGCCAGCTGCGCTATCAGTACGAACGCAATAAGACCAACTGAAAACAGTGTTGAGCTGCTGATTAAATACCGCATGTACATAAAGCCCAGGATGATCAGCGAAAAAATGCTGGCTTTCCGGATGTTAACGATGGTTCTGTTGTTTGAATTTTCAGTTTCAGATTTCAGGCTGTTCAGCCAGCCGTAAGGAATAATGATGTTGTTTGAAAGCATTACAGAGAGTGAAATACTTGAAATAATGATCATTGAAATACAAGCGCTCAACCCGCCGAAAAATACCATCGCGGCAATTAAGGTGTTCCCAAACTTCTGCGGAATGAGGATGGAGTAGAATTCGGGATTTACATTTTCGCCCAAAAAAAGTATTTTGCCGCCCCACGCGATTGGGAACACAAATAAATTCAGCAATAAAAGGTACAGCGGAAATAACCAGATGGCTGTTTTGAGATGTTTTTCGGTTCTGTTCTCTACAATTGTGGTGTGAAACTGCCTCGGAAGCAGAAAAATAGCGGACATTGATAACAGCGACATCAGAAACCAGTTGAAACCGCCTTCAAGTCCGTTCAATGTATTTTTTTGTTTAAAATCTGGCAGTTTGGAAGCCTGTTCATAGATGTCATCAAAACCGTTGAAAACTCCATACGTCACGAAGACGCCCAGAGCCAGGAAAAAAACGAGTTTGAGGAAGCTTTCAAATGCGACGGCTGAAATAATTCCGAGCCTTTTTTCGGACGCGTCAACGTATTTTGTTCCGTAATACGCGGAGAATATTGCTATGATCAGTACAACATATGTGGCGTTATCAAGTAAAATATTATCCGAATTTTCTGAACCCGTCATTAAATGGAAAGTCTCTGATATAGCCTTGATCTGCAGCCCAATGTATGGAATCACCGCGAGGATGCACACACCAGCTACCAATGCGCCCAAAAATCTTCTGTTCCCGTAACGAAGCGAAATAAAATCGGCGATACTGCTTATCTTATTTACTCTTGAGATCCGGATGATTTTCGAATTGATATAGATCCACGCCGGGATAATGATTACCGGGCCAATGTACACCGCGAGGTACTCCAAACCCTGATTCGATGCGACGCCGATGCTGCCGTAATACGTCCATGCCGAACAGTACACGGCCAAAGAAAGCGAGTAGACGTATGGGTTGTTTACCCAGAAATTGCTTTTCTTTTTTTCTGCCCAGAAAGCAACAAAGAATAGAGTTCCCAGATAAAGGATCACCAGTAAAAAAAGCAGTGGACTACTCATCAAATTTCCTGAAAATTAAAAAAGAAACAACACTGGACGCGAGCCAGATGATGAAAATATAAAAGTAAATCAGTGGCAAACCCGCGACGGGCTGCACATTATTAAACAAAAGCAGAACCGGCGCATTGAACATCACAAATAATATGATGCTGAGGATTACCAGTTTCTGCTTATGTCTTTTTTTCATTTTTATTGAATATTCTGGATGAAGACACTCGGCTGTTCAGGCGCAAAGCTCATCTTCAACAATATTTTTTCTAAATTTTATCGTCGGAATACTCACCTTTAAACGAATACCACCCGAAAATTCCCAAACCGCCCACGATAATCGGTACCAGGATCACGAGGATGATCCAACCGAACACATTATCTTCCTGCTTATCCGACATTATTTTTGGGATGCCGAATACAGACAAGCCATAATAAGCCACTACAAGTGCGAGCAGTAACCACACAATTCCTAATATTTTTTTTACTGAATCCATTCTGTTGTTTTTTTAAAGTTAGTTAAAATCCCGAAAACCGAACCCGGCTGTTACACGCGCTGCCGGTCTCGGGGTTTATGGTTTTAATTTATTGATGGTCTTCGGCCAGACTTTTATTTTTGGTTTTTAGGTAAAGGGTACCGATCACAAGACATACGCCCGCAACAATGATCGGGTACCAAAGCCCCTGAAGATACCATTCTGCATGGCCGGCGTCTTTGCCGGAAGTTACCAGATAGGTGGCAACCGCAGGAAGCAGACCTCCAAATATCCCGTTACCGATATGATACGGCAGCGACATCGATGTGTAGCGGATTCTGATTGGGAACATTTCAACCAAA
This window of the Flavobacteriaceae bacterium 3519-10 genome carries:
- a CDS encoding response regulator receiver domain protein, whose protein sequence is MKKILIADDEHKIIMTLEYAFRKAGYEVYIARDGAEVLEIIKTEIPDIILLDIMMPNVDGYTTLSEIRKDKSYENIKVVFLSAKTGEADIKKGLERGADAYVTKPYSIKKLTEKVEKLLK
- a CDS encoding Sensor histidine kinase, which produces MMSSPLLFLLVILYLGTLFFVAFWAEKKKSNFWVNNPYVYSLSLAVYCSAWTYYGSIGVASNQGLEYLAVYIGPVIIIPAWIYINSKIIRISRVNKISSIADFISLRYGNRRFLGALVAGVCILAVIPYIGLQIKAISETFHLMTGSENSDNILLDNATYVVLIIAIFSAYYGTKYVDASEKRLGIISAVAFESFLKLVFFLALGVFVTYGVFNGFDDIYEQASKLPDFKQKNTLNGLEGGFNWFLMSLLSMSAIFLLPRQFHTTIVENRTEKHLKTAIWLFPLYLLLLNLFVFPIAWGGKILFLGENVNPEFYSILIPQKFGNTLIAAMVFFGGLSACISMIIISSISLSVMLSNNIIIPYGWLNSLKSETENSNNRTIVNIRKASIFSLIILGFMYMRYLISSSTLFSVGLIAFVLIAQLAPSFFGAVFWRRGSFAGAVTGIIAGILISYAYLIVPNYFEFGYQNSAFFNFFKLDYLSPVANVFFWSLLINGGLFMIISSCVAENYRARNFAELYVDINDYIQHHENAYIWKGTANISDIRRILARFLGEKKTKQALKIFNLKYNISDENDSADARFIKFSENLLSGRIGTASAKILIDGVTKEDKITLPEVLRILEESKDNISMNKQLTEHSHQLRKMSEKLQDANETLLIKDRQKDDFLDSVAHELRTPITAIRATSELLMDDEDMPTEIKKDFLENIISESDRLAEIINDILYLDKLEAGTTPLNLEHGNIVNSYHKALKPLLQLFEQKHLHHSEVNLLQEETFVYDEMKMIQVFQNILGNALKFAGDQGMIQVKFQEKDGRLKVSIFNTGKTIPDEDLEFIFEKFYQSKHQNLRKPVGSGLGLAICKRILNAHGGDIAAVNKEIGVTFELTLPNRNEII